The following coding sequences are from one Augochlora pura isolate Apur16 chromosome 6, APUR_v2.2.1, whole genome shotgun sequence window:
- the Mus304 gene encoding mutagen-sensitive 304, with protein sequence MYKRVGKNEEHEYSIPAKRAKYDTTKGSLAGVSTSRRSSTNKKTGKADDIWGDDFAEADIEEMDFVASQACEEIALTQTNLEQQVSFTQRCNVPSTSKVGANINNVMNKSLRPSACTPQKRGMENLKDVSQIVSVDYKEFENKLVNRQVYNSTFKIEESVVPPESKYIKELEKLRLENKKLLNDFITKEGETVFLRNQLQQAQLRAEADKLEKTRFIEDQEKRHRTEINAICKEKEHLKTQFELQTFEVGNLMERCKLLEAGNVKLTEPCSVNLSTSIKKSKFNSSMNRASMSMARPVKVKESCVQATLQDKNNHILKTWSPYYPLTNISKLVYDMPQPEKSIVNIQVIEKTGRRNLPILQEEDTFRIYENPELVKPVMTMIDEKRLTIEFILPEIAALQRKTNSELESENSICIMNKLVSTSRELLLNLIIVLQTIFQAMKNDDIRDMNDIYFSDLYSNSDFNGKSVCDANAWHECERGVEARRVFGAISYVTLESTYLSKYIAGKTPLFTERDENYKSYSRQMIRYDTWLEKGQDFEMLKMILQFIVLVGSTRRAHQFSGLICAIMMIICNVHKKVEYCSSAMEYVYQIFKEIVFSRPLPYCYSFLSHLMIVFIKSTTYLKRLCVNSQLMAVNNWKGSLHFTPDACPLQIFLAQVENHYFDIVVTVDITDTLLQFMQYVLQTDVIPLRSEILDSCNCCMKLLRFTMRTLFKCTEVNLSAIEDFDSHYFPLQQNDRCNLKNICLKHSASPIVRNNKCICEVYKDVFSDVNAWTALKRRQVKVLRDGIRFLAHLAICDPDFVIRLSDIEDSFHSFMKNISNFDEFSLHENEQEAMDRIKQTFIFEKVPQSEIKNFGSRSTSQLDILANFQKRPIQQASVNLKKNENHNKFLTTIRSLYNSRHELSNH encoded by the exons ATGTACAAACGAGTAGGAAAGAATGAGGAGCATGAGTATTCCATACCTGCCAAACGAGCAAAATATGATACAACGAAAGGATCCCTGGCTGGTGTTTCTACAAGTCGTAGAAGctcaacaaataaaaagactGGAAAGGCTGATGATATTTGGGGTGATGATTTTGCAGAAGCAGATATTGAAGAGATGGATTTTGTTGCCTCACAGGCTTGT GAAGAAATTGCTTTGACTCAAACAAATCTGGAGCAGCAAGTATCATTCACGCAAAGATGTAATGTACCATCAACAAGCAAAGTTGGtgctaatataaataatgttatgaATAAATCATTAAGACCTTCTGCATGCACACCTCAGAAGAGAGGAATGGAAAACTTAAAGGACGTGAGTCAAATAGTATCTGTTGATTATAAAgagtttgaaaataaattagtgaATAGGCAAGTTTATAACTcaacatttaaaatagaagaaagtgTTGTTCCACCAG AATCAAAATACATAAAGGAATTAGAAAAACTAagattggaaaataaaaagctattaaatgatttcataACAAAAGAGGGAGAAACAGTTTTTTTGCGCAATCAATTGCAACAGGCTCAGTTAAGGGCAGAAGCTGACAAACTGGAGAAGACTCGTTTTATCGAAGATCAAGAGAAACGACatagaacagaaataaatgcaatttgtaaagaaaaagaacatttGAAGACTCAATTTGAATTACAA ACATTTGAAGTAGGCAATTTAATGGAACGCTGCAAATTGTTAGAAGCaggaaatgttaaattaacaGAACCATGCTCTGTAAATTTGAGTACCTCTATcaagaaaagtaaatttaattcatcaaTGAAcag AGCGTCGATGTCAATGGCACGCCCAGTAAAAGTGAAAGAATCTTGTGTACAAGCTACTTTACAAGATAAGAACAATCATATTTTGAAAACTTGGAGTCCTT ATTATCCtttgacaaatatttccaAGTTAGTATATGATATGCCACAGCCAGAAAAATCAATAGTTAACATTCAAGTGATAGAGAAAACCGGACGAAGAAACTTACCGATTTTGCAGGAAGAAGATACATTCAGGATATatg AAAATCCTGAACTTGTAAAACCTGTAATGACTATGATAGACGAGAAGAGGTTGacgatagaatttattttaccggAAATAGCAGCTCTTCAACGTAAAACGAATTCTGAACTCGAGTCGGAAAATTCAAtatgtataatgaataaa CTGGTTTCTACCTCGAGAGAGTTGCTTCTAAACCTGATCATTGTtcttcagacaatttttcaagcTATGAAAAACGATGATATTCGAGACATGAacgacatttatttttctgaccTGTACTCGAATTCTGATTTCAATGGGAAATCGGTATGCGATGCTAACGCGTGGCACGAGTGCGAGCGCGGTGTCGAAGCGAGGAGGGTGTTTGGCGCGATTTCATATGTGACTCTAGAATCGACGTATCTTAGCAAATACATTGCTGGAAAGACGCCATTGTTTACTGAAAgggatgaaaattataaaagttattcgCGGCAAATGATTCGTTATGACACGTGGTTAGAAAAGGGTCAAGATTTTGAAATGCTTAAAATGATCTTGCAGTTCATCGTTTTAGTTGGATCTACG AGACGAGCGCATCAATTTAGTGGCCTTATCTGTGCAATCATGATGATTATATGTAATGTTCACAAAAAGGTGGAATATTGTTCATCAGC GATGGAGTATGTTTACCAAATATTTAAGGAAATAGTCTTTTCTAGACCGCTGCCATATTGTTACTCATTTCTTAGTCATTTAAtgatagtatttattaaatcaacgACATACCTGAAGAGGCTCTGTGTTAATTCAC AGTTGATGGCCGTGAACAATTGGAAGGGTTCGCTACATTTTACTCCAG ATGCTTGTCCGCTACAAATCTTTTTGGCGCAGGTGGAGAATCATTATTTTGACATAGTAGTTACCGTAGATATTACAGACACGTTGTTGCAGTTCATGCAATACGTGTTGCAAACAGACGTAATTCCCTTAAGATCCGAAATTTTAGACTCGTGTAACTGTTGTATGAAATTGCTGCGTTTTACGATGAGAACTCTGTTCAAATGCACGGAAGTAAATTTAAGTGCTATCGAGGATTTCGATTCGCATTACTTCCCTTTGCAGCAGAATGACCGTTGCAACTTAAAGAACATTTGTCTGAAACATTCGGCGTCCCCGATAGTAAGAAATAATAAGTGCATATGCGAGGTGTACAAAGACGTATTTTCCGACGTGAATGCTTGGACAGCTTTGAAGAGGCGACAGGTGAAAGTATTGAGAGATGGGATTCGATTCCTTGCTCACTTGGCTATATGCGATCCCGATTTTGTAATTCGGTTATCGGACATCGAAGATTCTTTCCATTCATTTATGAAGAATATAAGCAACTTCGACGAATTTTCTCTGCACGAGAATGAAC AAGAGGCCATGgatcgaataaaacaaacgtTCATATTCGAGAAGGTACCTCAATCTGAGATCAAGAACTTTGGTAGCAGAAGTACAAGTCAACTAGATATACTAGCAAATTTTCAGAAGCGACCCATCCAGCAGGCTTCCGTGAACTTAAAGAAGAatgaaaatcataataaatttttaacaacgaTCAGATCACTGTATAACAGTAGACACGAGTTATctaatcattaa
- the Sod1 gene encoding superoxide dismutase 1 → MVKAVCVLQGDAKGTLFFEQTGSSSAVKVTGSVSGLQKGLHGFHIHEFGDNTNGCTSAGPHFNPLGKDHGGPQSDTRHVGDLGNVEAGADGVANVNITDKMIQLQGEHSIIGRTLVVHADPDDLGKGGHELSKTTGNAGARLACGVVGIAKA, encoded by the exons atggttaAAGCCGTGTGCGTTCTTCAGGGTGATGCCAAAGGCACCCTGTTCTTTGAGCAAACG GGTAGTTCAAGTGCGGTGAAGGTCACCGGCTCGGTTAGCGGCTTGCAAAAAGGACTGCATGGTTTCCATATTCACGAATTTGGTGATAATACTAACG GGTGTACAAGTGCTGGTCCCCACTTTAATCCATTGGGGAAGGATCATGGTGGACCTCAATCAGACACGCGTCATGTTGGAGATTTAGGAAATGTTGAGGCAGGTGCTGATGGTGTTGCTAATGTCAACATTACTGACAAAATGATCCAGTTGCAAGGAGAGCACAGCATAATTGGCAGGACCCTTGTG GTGCATGCTGATCCAGATGATCTTGGAAAAGGTGGACATGAATTATCAAAAACTACAGGAAATGCTGGTGCTCGTCTTGCTTGCGGTGTAGTTGGCATTGCAAAAGCCtaa
- the LOC144471868 gene encoding ubiquitin carboxyl-terminal hydrolase 8, with translation MLSSKMTEKGTLKYTSINELLQKAKVDYRNKKPIEVSKRLPIMYNNAAENAKQGNEEDQYIMLRRWLNSVEWLKTTQEYKTDKLYSPTHLNVNRINEVKKILAALKTKLDTRYEEQAKARILEKNINLEEMDIDNDAGVNPFMSSLDLQLPETPIRDPSAGDNEEMISCEQLFKLVLDIYGRYLIIDIRSKSHYENSRIRSNKCVNIPSSEIKSGALAHHFEKYLRKDRRAMQLYKERSAQYVDVTILLDWNTSSKTLGLNNPLTEFRKILENWDPGIINKKVTILDGGYKEWLTRYPAYTTNPNIAEPKLNNIPTEILDDIEYPEWIHFDDEDNLNKTREKKMLSLKSVNKEENTRKDVSTNEIGYKQMDVEILKIHNNIASKKSNNYMNTGSTVAKNDIVEVDKIKNSNDVWLELSDTPLKLEQEMKLSTRKKSNISVKPTVDRSKKPILLDTSTSETKTVLKLLRQQNELAKIHMRLEHNILEHERSLHDQYLTEYENSSGEAYIRDNSLKSLRQKLEEKKKEYKKLEDELVKYNSRFGPIQFNPADDMEKRSLEFNLAAAKFDMKNIAKEREKLGEKTAKIEYKDSPNKSDSSIHTESIKSDSSSTVCGLERSYSSPNLLQLIDRKAPRVDRTSKPQIPLHNQNGLHANEKISHISWANREERMTPVHGSVHPGITGLKNLGNSCYMNSIIQCLSNTTQLAKYFTDNLYTGDLNTNNDNNTQGQVVEEVAHVIKALWRGQYKSISPLDLKIAVGQYKLQFESYEQQDSHEFLTFLLDWMHNDLKRKCKVPLDMTVAEEAWNKAMGSMRSIISDLFFGHLRSTITCSYCEQSSTTYESFNSLTTSLPHSNRCTLNDCILKFVTGQKVIGWKCPKCQTPREATKKFDFVKLAPIVVIHLNRFAESGGWLEKRNTAVDFPLTDFNLKPYLVTDNNTPTISNIRSYNYSLYAMSNHYGTMEGGHYTAYCKNAAQNKWYKYDDQTVTEVTTNQVKSQNTSAYLLFYTSFSSNII, from the exons ATGTTGAGCTCAAAAATGACTGAGAAAGGGACGCTGAAGTATACTAGCATAAACGAACTGTTACAAAAAGCAAAGGTCGATTACAGAAACAAAAAACCAATTGAAGTCTCGAAAAGGTTACCTATCATGTACAATAACGCCGCAGAGAATGCTAAACAGGGGAATGAAGAGGATCAGTACATCATGCTGAGAAGATGGCTAAATTCCGTAGAATGGTTGAAGACAACACAAGAGTACAAAACTGACAAACTATACTCACCAACGcatttaaatgttaatcgG ATCAATgaagtaaaaaaaatacttgCAGCCTTGAAGACAAAATTAGACACGAGGTACGAGGAGCAAGCGAAAGCAAGAATATTAGAAAAGAACATTAATTTGGAGGAAATGGACATTGACAATGATGCTGGGGTCAACCCTTTTATGTCCTCGCTGGATTTGCAACTGCCAGAAACTCCAATCAGAGATCCATCAGCTGGTGATAACGAGGAGATGATAAGCTGTGAACAGCTCTTTAAATTGGTTCTAGACATATATGgcagatatttaataattgacatTAGGTCCAAATCGCATTATGAAAATTCTAGAATAAGGTCCaataaatgtgttaatattCCGAGCAGTGAAATAAAGAGCGG agCATTAGCGCATCATTTCGAAAAGTACCTTCGTAAAGACAGAAGGGCTATGCAGTTGTACAAAGAAAGATCAGCTCAATACGtggatgtaacaattttacttgATTGGAATACTTCGAGCAAGACTTTGGGGCTAAACAATCCACTAACCGAGTTCAGGAAGATTTTAGAGAATTGGGATCCTGGCATAATCAACAAGAAAGTTACTATCTTAGACGGTGGTTATAAGGAATGGTTGACACGCTATCCAGCATACACAACAAATCCTAATATTGCGGAgcctaaattaaataatattccgaCAGAAATATTGGACGACATTGAGTACCCTGAGTGGATACACTTCGATGACGAGGATAATCTGAACAAaacgcgcgagaaaaaaatgCTTAGCCTAAAGTCTGTAAATAAGGAAGAGAATACGAGAAAAGACGTTTCCACGAATGAAATAGGCTACAAGCAGATGGACGTGGAAATACTGAAAATACATAACAATATTGCTTCTAAAAAATCGAATAACTATATGAACACTGGTTCTACAGTCGCTAAGAATGACATCGTAGAAGTggataaaattaagaatagcAACGATGTTTGGTTAGAATTAAGCGATACTCCATTGAAGCTCGAAcaggaaatgaaattaagtACAAGGaagaaaagtaatatttccGTGAAACCGACTGTTGATCGCAGCAAGAAACCGATTCTGTTAGATACATCCACGTCTGAAACTAAAACTGTGCTGAAATTACTGCGGCAGCAGAACGAACTTGCGAAAATCCACATGCGGTTAGAACACAACATCTTAGAACATGAACGCTCCTTGCACGATCAGTATTTAACCGAGTACGAAAATTCGAGTGGAGAGGCATATATTCGCGACAACAGTTTGAAATCCCTACGTCAGAAATTAGAGGAAAAG AAAAAGGAGTACAAGAAGCTCGAAGACGAACTTGTCAAATATAATTCAAGATTTGGGCCGATCCAGTTCAATCCTGCTGATGATATGGAAAAACGCAGCTTGGAGTTTAACCTTGCTGCAGCAAAATTTGACATGAAGAATATagccaaagagagagagaagttgGGAGA GAAGACTGCGAAGATTGAATACAAAGATTCGCCAAATAAATCTGATTCTAGTATTCACACTGAGTCTATAAAATCGGATAGTTCGTCGACAGTATGTGGTTTGGAGCGTTCGTATTCTAGTCCAAATTTGTTACAG CTAATAGATCGCAAAGCACCGAGAGTGGACAGGACATCAAAGCCACAAATTCCACTGCATAATCAAAACGGTTTACACGCCAATGAAAAAATTTCTCACATTAGTTGGGCAAATCGTGAAGAAAGAATGACACCTGTTCATGGAAGTGTG CATCCAGGCATTACAGGGTTAAAGAACTTGGGAAACTCGTGTTATATGAACAGTATTATACAATGCTTGAGCAACACAACACAGTTAGCCAAGTATTTCACTGATAATTTGTACACCGGCGATCTCAACACGAATAACGATAACAACACGCAAGGTCAAGTCGTGGAAGAGGTCGCTCATGTGATTAAAGCTCTTTGGAGAGGTCAATACAAGAGTATATCTCCCCTCGACCTTAAG ATCGCTGTTGGacaatataaattgcaatttgaaaGCTACGAACAGCAGGATTCCCACGAATTTCTGACCTTCCTGTTAGATTGGATGCACAACGATTTAAAAAGG AAGTGTAAGGTGCCCTTGGACATGACTGTTGCAGAAGAAGCATGGAACAAAGCAATGGGATCTATGAGATCTATAATATCTGACCTGTTTTTTGGTCATCTAAGATCCACCATTACATGCAGCTATTGTGAACAAAGTAGTACAACTTACGAAAGTTTCAATAGTTTAACGACGTCATTACCTCATTCCAATCGGTGTACATTAAAC gattgtatattaaaatttgtaaccGGTCAAAAAGTAATCGGTTGGAAGTGCCCGAAATGTCAGACCCCACGCGAAGCTacgaaaaaattcgatttcgttAAACTCGCGCCTATAGTGGTGATACACTTGAATCGTTTCGCTGAGAGTGGTGGCTGGCTCGAGAAGAGGAACACAGCTGTCGATTTTCCCCTTACGGACTTTAATTTGAAACCATATTTGGTTACAGATAACAATACACCTACAATTTCGAACATTCGTAgctataattatagtttatatgCAATGTCTAATCACTATGGAACCATGGAAGGTGGTCATTACACGGCATATTGTAAAAATGCCGCCCAGAACAA atGGTATAAGTACGACGATCAAACTGTAACGGAAGTTACGACGAACCAAGTTAAATCGCAGAACACCAGTGCCTATCTCTTATTTTATACGTCTTTTTCGAGCAACATTATTTAG
- the LOC144471131 gene encoding uncharacterized protein LOC144471131, with protein MNYVRISGQFVTENTSPANLIRMKTSLAVSILLLAAATPWPQNGCPVVRLQNGKVRARTRGRIIRFSCYEGYTLVGNKYSTCIRNQWDTPTPVCVNAECAAPPTPEHALVATKYNGSILVYFCQPGYALIGPSEIYCDGRQWNTTTPQCRDTNAEAPTQCDFEKPDLCWWEQDPQHDFDWRRHNFETPSSHIGTGPTHDHTLGPGNDGYYLYIEASGRLEKETARIMSPIYDASYTEAGCFSFWYHMYGATIGTLNIYFAVPEKEYVNLMFSKKGNQGNQWLHGVFNLPKSETGFQIIIEGVRGSSYVSDIAIDDVAILQGEKCLNASKADNEGVTESDDDQVEQVNAQLTCRGRCKNVAATNFTYHTPTCFCTIDCAEHFVCCPDYAEYCVLGYTDEATAEETELTTASSDHDVSDTDDNKGISIYPKDDIDPVTLRPSTATTVIRVTNVTRPKTERPLKTTRRITTPTVPTTKVVQTKETPFLRTTTVTKSYNPLDLLPDPHVTRQDLEKLHSATSKFSLPGIVGMVVGILAATSITLIVAVVILRKRKTYKRGTNGSALSEDSDVRFLTSNEILDFTLARPSENDET; from the exons ATGAACTATGTGCGCATCAGTGGACAATTCGTAACCGAGAATACCTCACCGGCGAACCTCATCAGGATGAAGACCTCTCTCGCAGTATCGATCCTCCTGCTGGCTGCCGCCACTCCCTGGCCCCAAA ATGGATGCCCGGTAGTGAGGCTGCAGAACGGGAAGGTTCGAGCGAGGACCAGAGGACGAATCATTAGGTTCAGTTGCTACGAGGGCTACACTCTCGTAGGTAACAAGTATTCTACTTGTATTCGGAACCAGTGGGATACACCTACGCCAGTATGCGTCA ACGCCGAATGCGCCGCGCCACCCACGCCGGAACACGCATTAGTGGCGACCAAGTATAACGGCTCGATATTAGTATACTTTTGCCAGCCTGGTTACGCGTTGATCGGCCCCTCCGAAATCTATTGCGACGGACGACAATGGAACACTACAACGCCGCAATGTCGAG atACCAACGCCGAAGCTCCAACGCAATGCGATTTCGAGAAACCAGACCTTTGCTGGTGGGAACAGGATCCTCAGCATGATTTCGATTGGCGACGACATAATTTTGAGACGCCGAGCTCTCATATCGGGACCGGTCCCACACACGACCATACATTGGGACCTGGAAACGATG ggtattatttatacatcgAGGCATCGGGACGACTGGAGAAGGAAACTGCAAGAATCATGTCCCCTATCTATGATGCATCGTACACCGAAGCCGGCTGTTTCTCATTCTG GTACCACATGTACGGCGCGACCATAGGCACCCTGAACATCTATTTCGCTGTACCAGAGAAGGAATACGTGAACCTGATGTTCTCCAAAAAGGGCAATCAAGGGAATCAATGGCTGCACGGTGTTTTCAATCTACCGAAGTCTGAAACGGGCTTCCAG ATCATAATTGAGGGAGTTCGTGGGAGCAGTTACGTAAGCGACATCGCGATCGACGACGTGGCCATTTTGCAAGGCGAGAAATGTTTGAACGCGTCCAAAGCCGACAACGAGGGCGTGACGGAAAGCGACGATG ATCAAGTCGAGCAAGTGAACGCGCAGCTGACGTGCCGTGGGCGATGCAAAAATGTCGCGGCGACCAATTTTACGTATCACACGCCGACGTGTTTTTGCACCATCGACTGTGCCGAGCACTTCGTATGCTGTCCGGATTATGCTGAATACTGCGTATTGG GCTACACCGACGAAGCAACCGCCGAAGAAACGGAGCTCACAACCGCGAGCTCTGACCATGATGTCAGCGATACCGACGACAATAAAGGCATCTCCATATACCCGAAGGATGATATCGACCCCGTCACGCTGAGACCGTCGACGGCCACCACTGTGATCCGGGTTACGAACGTAACTAGGCCGAAAACTGAGAGACCATTGAAAACAACGCGACGCATCACCACTCCGACCGTCCCGACCACCAAAGTCGTGCAAACAAAGGAGACGCCGTTCCTACGGACGACCACTGTCACGAAGAGTTACAATCCGCTCGACTTGCTACCCG ATCCGCACGTGACACGGCAGGACCTCGAGAAACTACACAGCGCCACCTCGAAGTTCAGCCTTCCGGGCATCGTCGGCATGGTGGTCGGGATTTTGGCGGCGACGTCGATCACTCTGATCGTCGCGGTCGTGATACTGAGGAAGCGAAAGACTTACAAAAGGGGCACGAACGGTTCGGCGTTGTCCGAGGACAGCGACGTCCGGTTCCTGACGTCCAACGAGATCCTGGACTTCACTTTAGCCAGGCCAAGCGAGAACGACGAGACGTAA
- the Pngl gene encoding N-glycanase Pngl, with the protein MDKDLQRCLDLLKENDEVVQSNAESALLTVCQNILSHPNDKQFREVCLEDPIIEKLLPAIGAMECLFDIGFVEASDSLILPPEASLCKLLALENLLSQNCSARNNVIDNTAAYNLLPKTTTPMERALFTKIIHQFQSVFQYYENRILQSKAKKLIPIAELEIATMKRMRELQERIKLSKENPETSSKIQFKESNIDVKELFLMELTHWFKYKFFTWVDSPRCSICMGNCEMHRVVSSEDPRCSRIEIHKCTNCHALVKFPRYTDPEPLLTLRRGRCGEWANVFMLFCCSLGYDSRFIWDKTDHVWVEVWSISEQRWIHVDPCEDVIDRPLMYEKGWNKKLNYVFAFSKDEVQDVTWRYTRDQEAVLKRRNLCSESNLLEFIESLNKYRQCSPNYSSSRRQYVIKRRILELVELIRMPGDEISDNDESYQGRTTGSYKWRLDRGEISQSSPGATYSWDISKYGETFHLCYSIVKDMYRVMDDDDRMVEEISGWQNGVNEVQGGIFRKSESDWKMVYLARSPEAASGQVKWNFIITNPNLCVSTFHLQTVIAEYQGASVKWQLEAFYDNVESSKSSVFSINHCSNYSTDQLQGSTKLTLIATVCGGQGDCAWQHAQLFRQSIENKDDRSLIVNIQLKKR; encoded by the exons ATGGATAAAGATTTACAACGTTGCTTAGACCTATTAAAAGAGAACGACGAAGTCGTTCAAAGCAACGCAGAGAGTGCATTATTAACTGTCTGTCAAAACATCTTGTCTCATCCGAATGACAAGCAGTTTAGAGAGGTGTGTCTGGAGGACCCTATCATTGAGAAGTTGCTTCCTGCTATTGGAGCTATGGAATGTTTATTTGACATAGGATTTGTCGAG GCTTCTGACTCTCTTATCTTACCACCAGAGGCATCTCTTTGCAAATTGCTAGCTTTAGAAAACCTACTATCACAGAACTGCTCTGCTAGGAACAATGTTATAGACAATACCGCAGCCTACAATTTGCTGCCAAAAACAACCACCCCAATGGAAAGAGctttgtttacaaaaattatccaTCAGTTCCAAAGTGTGTTTCAGTATTATGAGAACCGAATTTTACAGAGCAAAGCAAAGAAGCTAATACCTATTGCGGAACTTGAGATAGCTACCATGAAAAGGATGAGAGAACTACAAGA gCGTATTAAGTTAAGTAAAGAGAATCCAGAAACAAGTAGCAAAATACAGTTTAAAGAGAGCAATATAGATGTCAAGGAATTGTTTCTAATGGAGCTGACGCATtggtttaaatataaattttttacatgGGTTGATAGTCCCAGGTGTTCTATTTGTATGGGCAATTGTGAAATGCACAGAGTTGTGTCTTCTGAAGACCCCAGGTGTTCAAGAATAGAGATACACAA ATGTACTAATTGTCACGCACTTGTCAAATTTCCGCGATACACTGATCCAGAACCATTGCTAACTCTAAGACGCGGGCGTTGCGGAGAGTGGGCCAATGTATTCATGCTTTTCTGCTGTTCGTTGGGATACGATTCGAGATTCATATGGGATAAGACTGACCACGTTTGGGTAGAG GTATGGTCCATTAGTGAACAACGGTGGATTCACGTGGACCCGTGCGAGGACGTCATAGATCGTCCATTAATGTATGAGAAGGGGtggaataagaaattaaattacgtatTTGCTTTCTCAAAGGACGAAGTGCAAGACGTTACATGGCGGTACACGCGGGACCAAGAAGCTGTGTTGAAAAGAAGGAATCTCTGTTCAGAGAGTAATCTATTAGAGTTCATTGAATCGTTAAATAAGTACCGACAGTGTTCTCCGAATTATAGTTCGTCACGTAGGCAGTACGTAATCAAACGCCGAATATTAGAACTCGTAGAATTAATACGTATGCCTGGCGATGAAATATCTGATAACGATGAAAGTTATCAGGGCAGGACCACTGGTTCTTATAAATGGAGATTGGATAGAGGAGAGATTTCGCAG TCAAGTCCCGGAGCAACCTATTCCTGGGATATTTCGAAGTATGGGGAAACATTCCATTTGTGTTATTCAATTGTTAAAGACATGTACAGGGTAATGGATGATGATGATAGAATGGTAGAGGAAATTTCTGGTTGGCAAAATGGTGTGAACGAGGTGCAAGgtggaatttttcgaaaatcggaGTCCGATTGGAAAATGGTATACTTGGCTCGTTCTCCCGAAGCGGCTTCCGGACAAgtgaaatggaattttataattacaaatccGAATTTATGTGTGTCAACATTTCACCTACAAACTGTGATAGCAGAGTATCAAGGAGCGAGTGTAAAATGGCAGTTAGAAGCTTTCTATGATAACGTAGAATCTAGCAAATCTTCAGTATTTTCGATAAACCATTGTAGCAATTATTCCACGGATCAATTACAGGGTTCGACAAAATTAACTCTTATAGCCACGGTTTGCGGTGGCCAGGGTGACTGTGCATGGCAACACGCGCAGCTTTTCCGacaaagtatagaaaataaagatgATCGATCCCTGAtagttaatattcaattaaaaaaacgGTAG